One part of the Theropithecus gelada isolate Dixy chromosome 5, Tgel_1.0, whole genome shotgun sequence genome encodes these proteins:
- the MAB21L2 gene encoding protein mab-21-like 2: MIAAQAKLVYQLNKYYTERCQARKAAIAKTIREVCKVVSDVLKEVEVQEPRFISSLSEIDARYEGLEVISPTEFEVVLYLNQMGVFNFVDDGSLPGCAVLKLSDGRKRSMSLWVEFITASGYLSARKIRSRFQTLVAQAVDKCSYRDVVKMIADTSEVKLRIRERYVVQITPAFKCTGIWPRSAAQWPMPHIPWPGPNRVAEVKAEGFNLLSKECYSLTGKQSSAESDAWVLQFGEAENRLLMGGCRNKCLSVLKTLRDRHLELPGQPLNNYHMKTLLLYECEKHPRETDWDESCLGDRLNGILLQLISCLQCRRCPHYFLPNLDLFQGKPHSALESAAKQTWRLAREILTNPKSLDKL, encoded by the coding sequence ATGATTGCCGCTCAGGCCAAGCTGGTTTACCAGCTCAATAAATACTACACTGAGCGCTGCCAGGCGCGCAAGGCGGCCATCGCCAAAACCATTCGAGAGGTCTGTAAGGTGGTCTCGGACGTGCTCAAGGAAGTGGAGGTGCAGGAGCCTCGCTTCATCAGCTCCTTGAGCGAGATCGATGCCCGCTACGAGGGGCTTGAGGTCATTTCGCCCACCGAATTTGAGGTGGTGCTCTACCTAAACCAGATGGGCGTCTTCAACTTCGTGGACGACGGCTCGCTACCCGGCTGCGCGGTGCTCAAACTGAGCGATGGGCGGAAGCGCAGCATGTCTCTCTGGGTCGAGTTCATCACAGCGTCGGGCTATCTCTCAGCGCGTAAGATCCGCTCGCGTTTCCAGACGCTGGTGGCCCAGGCGGTGGACAAGTGCAGCTATCGGGATGTGGTCAAGATGATCGCGGACACCAGCGAGGTCAAGTTGCGCATCAGAGAGCGCTATGTGGTGCAAATCACTCCGGCGTTCAAGTGCACCGGGATCTGGCCTCGAAGCGCGGCACAGTGGCCTATGCCCCACATCCCCTGGCCCGGCCCCAATAGGGTGGCCGAGGTCAAGGCCGAAGGGTTCAACTTGCTCTCGAAGGAGTGCTACTCGCTGACCGGCAAGCAGAGCTCGGCAGAGAGCGACGCCTGGGTGCTACAGTTCGGAGAGGCGGAGAACCGCCTGCTGATGGGAGGCTGCCGAAACAAGTGCCTCTCAGTGCTGAAGACTCTGCGGGACCGCCACCTGGAGCTACCCGGCCAGCCGCTCAATAACTACCACATGAAGACGCTGCTGCTGTACGAGTGCGAGAAACACCCTCGAGAAACGGACTGGGACGAGTCGTGCCTGGGCGACCGGCTCAACGGCATCCTGCTGCAGCTCATCTCCTGCCTGCAGTGCCGCCGCTGCCCTCACTACTTTCTGCCCAACCTCGACCTCTTTCAGGGCAAGCCCCATTCGGCCCTGGAGAGCGCTGCCAAGCAGACCTGGAGGTTGGCCAGGGAAATTCTCACCAATCCCAAAAGCCTGGACAAACTATAG